The following coding sequences lie in one Flavobacterium sediminis genomic window:
- the metH gene encoding methionine synthase, translating into MAESDCTKYLKLSGLEPLIVTSESNFINVGERTNVTGSRKFLRLIKEEKYDEALDIARAQVEGGAQIIDINMDEGMLDGVYAMTKFLNLIAAEPDIARVPVMIDSSKWEIIEAGLKVVQGKGVVNSISLKEGEEKFIHHAKLIHRYGAAVIVMAFDEVGQADTYERRIEICKRSYDILVQKVGFPAEDIIFDPNIFPVATGMEEHRKNAIDFFKATKWIRENLPCAHVSGGVSNVSFSFRGNDKVREAMHSVFLFHAIQHGMTMGIVNPEMLEIYDEIDKELLEYVEDVLLDRKDDATERLLEYAEKIKGDTKVSEKAIQGSSEANRRQQWRSGTIQERLTHSLVKGVDEFIEQDVEEARLSVTKPIEVIENHLMNGMNVVGDLFGSGKMFLPQVVKSARVMKKAVAYLLPFIEASKDGSTSSSAGKVLMATVKGDVHDIGKNIVSVVLACNNFEIIDLGVMVPPEKIIETAIKEKVDIIGLSGLITPSLDEMVYLAKELDKLNINIPMMIGGATTSRAHTAVKIAPEYKDTVVHVNDASRAVTVASNLLQTETKGNYAKNIREEYDKLREGYLNRGREKNYLSIEEARKNKFKVDWETYQPVKPNKIGTQTLEVALSELVDFIDWTPFFQSWELYGKYPAILTDEVVGEQATSLFADAQKMLQQIIDEKWFVAKAVFGIFPANTVNDDDIEVLTSDLSLPAESRSEKFLTLRQQSQKTVGAPNIALADFIAPKESGKQDYIGTFCVTTGFGVDEKAAEFEKNLDDYNSILVKALADRLAEAFAEYLHLKVRKEFWGYAQEENFSNNELIKESYVGIRPAPGYPACPDHLEKPTIWKLLDVENQIGVTLTESMAMWPAASVSGYYFANPESKYFGLGKIKKDQVEDYAKRRNITIEEAQKWLAPNISDN; encoded by the coding sequence ATGGCAGAGTCAGACTGTACAAAATATTTAAAACTTTCAGGATTAGAACCGCTAATTGTTACTTCGGAATCTAATTTTATTAATGTTGGGGAACGAACAAACGTTACGGGTTCACGAAAATTTCTTCGATTAATTAAAGAAGAAAAATACGATGAAGCATTGGATATTGCTAGAGCTCAAGTAGAAGGTGGTGCCCAAATCATCGATATCAATATGGATGAAGGAATGTTAGATGGCGTTTACGCTATGACAAAATTCCTGAATTTAATTGCTGCCGAACCCGATATTGCTCGTGTTCCGGTGATGATTGATAGTTCGAAATGGGAAATCATCGAAGCCGGTTTAAAAGTAGTTCAAGGTAAAGGTGTTGTAAATTCAATTTCCTTAAAAGAAGGAGAAGAAAAATTTATTCATCATGCCAAATTAATTCATCGTTATGGTGCGGCTGTAATTGTTATGGCTTTTGACGAAGTAGGTCAAGCCGATACCTATGAAAGACGAATTGAAATTTGTAAACGCTCTTATGATATCTTGGTCCAAAAAGTAGGTTTTCCTGCAGAAGATATCATTTTTGATCCCAATATTTTCCCGGTAGCAACCGGAATGGAAGAACATCGTAAAAATGCAATTGATTTTTTCAAAGCAACAAAATGGATTCGTGAAAACTTGCCATGTGCTCATGTTTCGGGCGGTGTAAGTAACGTTTCGTTTTCTTTTCGTGGAAACGATAAAGTTCGCGAAGCCATGCATTCGGTATTTCTATTTCACGCCATTCAGCACGGAATGACCATGGGAATCGTGAATCCTGAAATGTTGGAAATCTACGATGAAATTGACAAAGAACTTCTGGAATATGTTGAAGATGTATTGTTGGACAGAAAAGACGATGCAACCGAACGTTTATTGGAGTATGCCGAAAAAATTAAAGGCGATACCAAAGTTTCGGAAAAAGCAATTCAAGGCTCGAGCGAAGCGAACAGGCGTCAGCAATGGAGAAGCGGTACGATTCAGGAACGATTGACGCATTCGTTAGTAAAAGGTGTTGACGAATTCATTGAGCAAGATGTAGAAGAAGCTCGACTTTCGGTTACCAAGCCTATTGAAGTTATCGAAAATCACTTAATGAACGGAATGAATGTAGTGGGTGATTTGTTTGGTTCCGGAAAAATGTTTTTGCCTCAGGTAGTAAAATCAGCTCGAGTGATGAAAAAAGCAGTGGCCTATTTGCTACCGTTTATTGAAGCTTCAAAAGATGGTTCAACGTCATCGAGTGCCGGAAAAGTGTTGATGGCAACTGTAAAAGGCGATGTTCACGATATCGGTAAAAATATTGTTTCGGTAGTTTTGGCTTGTAATAATTTTGAAATTATCGATTTGGGAGTTATGGTTCCACCCGAAAAAATTATCGAAACAGCAATAAAAGAAAAAGTGGACATCATCGGGTTAAGCGGATTAATTACGCCTTCGTTAGACGAAATGGTGTATTTAGCCAAAGAATTGGATAAACTAAATATCAATATTCCAATGATGATTGGTGGCGCAACGACTTCCCGAGCGCATACAGCTGTAAAAATTGCACCTGAATATAAAGATACGGTGGTTCACGTAAACGATGCATCGCGAGCGGTAACTGTAGCTTCTAATTTGTTGCAAACCGAAACCAAAGGAAATTACGCCAAAAACATTCGTGAAGAATACGATAAGTTGAGAGAAGGTTATTTGAATCGTGGTCGCGAGAAAAATTACTTGTCCATTGAAGAAGCGCGTAAAAATAAATTCAAGGTGGATTGGGAAACGTACCAACCGGTAAAACCAAATAAGATTGGAACACAAACGTTAGAAGTTGCTCTTTCTGAATTGGTTGATTTTATCGATTGGACACCATTTTTTCAATCTTGGGAATTGTACGGAAAATATCCGGCAATTTTAACAGACGAAGTTGTTGGCGAACAAGCCACTTCTTTATTTGCCGATGCTCAAAAAATGTTACAGCAAATTATTGACGAAAAATGGTTTGTTGCCAAAGCGGTTTTCGGAATTTTTCCAGCCAATACAGTGAATGACGATGATATAGAAGTTCTGACTTCAGATTTGTCACTTCCAGCGGAGTCGAGAAGCGAGAAATTTTTAACGCTTCGTCAACAATCACAAAAAACAGTTGGTGCGCCGAATATTGCTTTGGCAGATTTTATTGCACCAAAAGAAAGTGGAAAACAAGATTACATTGGAACATTTTGTGTGACTACAGGTTTTGGTGTAGACGAAAAAGCAGCAGAATTTGAGAAGAATTTAGACGATTACAATTCCATTTTGGTGAAAGCCTTAGCCGATCGTTTGGCGGAAGCTTTCGCAGAATATTTGCATTTAAAAGTTCGAAAAGAATTTTGGGGTTATGCTCAAGAAGAAAATTTCAGTAATAACGAATTAATTAAAGAAAGTTATGTTGGAATTCGTCCGGCTCCCGGTTATCCGGCTTGTCCTGATCATTTGGAAAAACCAACGATTTGGAAATTGTTAGATGTTGAAAATCAAATAGGAGTTACACTAACCGAAAGCATGGCGATGTGGCCGGCAGCTTCAGTTTCGGGCTATTATTTTGCCAATCCGGAAAGTAAATATTTTGGTTTAGGAAAAATTAAAAAGGACCAAGTGGAAGATTACGCCAAAAGAAGAAATATTACCATTGAAGAAGCTCAAAAATGGTTAGCACCAAATATAAGTGATAACTAA
- the metF gene encoding methylenetetrahydrofolate reductase [NAD(P)H] produces MKVTEHIKNANGKTLFSFEILPPLKGQNIQSIFDGIDPLMEFNPPFIDVTYHREEYEYKELPNGLLQKKIVKKRPGTVGICAAIQNKYQVDAIPHILCGGFTKEDTENFLIDLDFLGIDNVVALRGDAVKSEIYFKPEKEGHRYASELVEQIANLNKSVYLDEDLKNTTATDFCIGVAGYPEKHMEAPSMDSDIHFLKQKIKNGADYIITQMFFDNQKFFDFVSKCRAEGITVPIIPGLKPIATKKQLNLIPHRFKVDLPDCLIMEVVKAKDDEGVKQIGIEWSIEQSKQLIAAGTPVLHYYSMGKAENIKRIASAVF; encoded by the coding sequence ATGAAAGTAACTGAACATATAAAAAACGCAAACGGAAAGACGTTGTTCTCTTTCGAAATTTTACCGCCTTTAAAAGGGCAAAATATCCAGTCGATATTTGACGGTATCGATCCGTTAATGGAGTTCAATCCTCCTTTTATTGATGTTACCTATCATCGGGAGGAATATGAATATAAAGAACTTCCGAATGGATTGTTGCAGAAAAAAATTGTAAAAAAGCGACCGGGAACCGTTGGCATTTGTGCTGCTATCCAGAATAAGTATCAGGTAGATGCTATTCCGCATATTTTATGCGGTGGATTTACTAAAGAAGATACTGAAAACTTCCTGATCGATTTAGATTTCTTAGGAATTGACAATGTAGTGGCACTTCGCGGAGATGCTGTAAAAAGCGAGATCTATTTTAAGCCTGAAAAAGAAGGACATCGGTATGCTTCTGAACTAGTGGAACAAATAGCTAACTTAAATAAGTCAGTTTATTTAGATGAAGATCTGAAGAATACCACTGCAACTGATTTTTGTATAGGTGTTGCCGGTTATCCGGAAAAACATATGGAAGCACCAAGTATGGATAGTGATATTCATTTCCTGAAACAAAAGATCAAAAACGGAGCTGATTATATCATTACCCAAATGTTTTTTGACAACCAGAAGTTTTTTGACTTTGTAAGTAAATGCAGAGCCGAAGGCATAACAGTACCTATTATTCCGGGATTAAAGCCTATTGCTACCAAAAAGCAATTGAACCTTATTCCGCATCGTTTTAAGGTGGATCTGCCCGATTGTTTGATTATGGAAGTAGTAAAGGCTAAAGATGATGAGGGCGTAAAACAAATAGGAATAGAGTGGAGTATTGAACAAAGCAAACAATTGATTGCAGCAGGAACACCGGTTTTACATTATTATTCTATGGGGAAAGCCGAAAATATTAAAAGAATAGCTTCAGCAGTCTTCTAA
- a CDS encoding homocysteine S-methyltransferase family protein, whose protein sequence is MPTIQEELQNRILVLDGAMGTMLQRFKFEEEDFRGERFKDFPHPLKGNNDLLSITQPEAVKSVHRAYFEAGADIVETNTFSGTTIGMADYHMEDLVYELNFQSAKIAREVADEFTDKPRFVAGSIGPTNCTASMSPDVNDPGFRAVTFDDLKIAYRQQVEALLDGGADLLLVETIFDTLNAKAALFAIEEVKEERKIDVPVMVSGTITDASGRTLSGQTVEAFLISIQHIPLLSVGFNCALGADQLKPYLKRLGQNTSLNISAHPNAGLPNAFGQYDQTPEEMQQLIRDYLQENLVNIVGGCCGTTPEHIKLIAEVAKEFKPRTTQVEA, encoded by the coding sequence ATGCCAACCATACAAGAAGAATTACAAAATAGAATTTTAGTGCTAGACGGCGCCATGGGAACCATGTTGCAGCGCTTTAAATTTGAAGAAGAAGATTTTAGAGGCGAACGCTTTAAAGATTTTCCGCATCCTTTAAAAGGAAATAACGATTTACTTTCTATAACACAACCCGAAGCGGTAAAATCGGTACATCGTGCGTATTTTGAAGCGGGTGCTGATATTGTGGAAACCAATACCTTTTCGGGGACAACCATTGGTATGGCTGATTATCACATGGAAGATTTGGTTTACGAACTCAATTTTCAATCGGCTAAAATTGCTCGTGAAGTGGCAGATGAATTTACAGATAAACCTCGTTTTGTTGCAGGTTCTATTGGGCCAACAAACTGTACGGCTTCGATGTCACCCGATGTGAATGATCCGGGATTTCGTGCGGTGACTTTTGATGATTTAAAGATTGCTTATCGACAACAAGTAGAAGCGTTGTTAGATGGTGGTGCCGATTTACTTTTGGTGGAAACTATTTTTGATACGTTGAATGCCAAAGCGGCGTTGTTCGCTATTGAAGAAGTAAAAGAAGAACGAAAAATTGATGTTCCTGTTATGGTTTCGGGAACAATTACAGATGCTTCCGGACGAACACTTTCCGGGCAAACAGTAGAAGCATTCTTGATTTCTATTCAACATATTCCTTTGTTAAGTGTTGGCTTCAATTGTGCTTTAGGAGCCGATCAGTTGAAACCGTATTTAAAAAGATTAGGTCAAAATACCAGTCTTAATATTTCGGCACATCCTAATGCAGGTTTACCGAATGCCTTTGGACAATATGACCAAACACCGGAAGAAATGCAGCAATTGATTCGCGATTATTTACAAGAAAATTTAGTAAATATCGTTGGCGGATGCTGCGGAACGACACCCGAGCACATTAAATTAATTGCTGAGGTGGCAAAAGAATTTAAACCAAGAACTACTCAAGTTGAAGCATAA